The following are encoded together in the Lepidochelys kempii isolate rLepKem1 chromosome 7, rLepKem1.hap2, whole genome shotgun sequence genome:
- the WDR6 gene encoding tRNA (34-2'-O)-methyltransferase regulator WDR6 isoform X2: MEPRLLRAPVTALRFVGGARLVAGEGPNVVVYSLDAGGGAAGSHWQRVLRNHRIHGIKERRSPSSEAEQRTLAVFGGKGLIVLELCARGKEVSLTELCQLCELHDWIWDLQWLAGSTGTLTHVGLALGHNSVALYDYASHRTLREVHCEEKCILYSAYLVGDSWNELVVVAGTVFNQLVVWRVADGSNEEARIKPQRRVSGHDGVIFSICYLKSKGILASASDDRSIRVWDVGDLQAPRDPVRCLLVCYGHQSRVWSVRLLSDYLISIGEDAACIVWNYNGEVVQSFRGHKGRSIRAVAVHEARGWVATGGADTGVRLWHIRGPEPNGNGLVQLNFSPPHRNGSPKAVKLVDASQLLVMTDAGAIYSYNLASKRWALVMEDANYQSYCLLEVVQLANGIVLCAMGNLTGHVKVFPLCCPTESEEKRLYEGKVHSLSWAACPRGDPSQHVLFASGLGGVLLWLEVSCCSSGRVASVVEKCCYLLPVCRHRWHTSVAFLPEEGLLVCGDRRGSLLLFPCSTALGSAFSICSVPGQGDAADDPVGHGLVCKDSGDKPGLVSSQGEGNRPVQGPISLLFGLHGKLGVTSVTCHDGFVYSTGRDGCYRQLRVQDRQLQVLRKLKPCKGLEWIEQLHFTPGGNLLVLGFHASHFVLWSSRTNEKLHCVPCGGGHRSWSYGRWLASEVFAYIKSGDVFVYQSRGGPSRQHLLREPLHGRELTCVRHVGTIRTRGCCPVDILVTSSEDMTANVIAISESSYSLAPLAAISDHISSVRALAVASGSWQEETATWSALLFSAGGRAEIECYRLLLSCDHDARSGVACQVVHVASHQLDEHWDRMRNKHRVIKMDPETRIFLMLEPAQKLLLVAESFHHQRCVLKVETFTHRVAGDRRRHFMCSAATDGSIAFWDITATIEHAAAALELASGELRPLALGAPSLAVQAHSCGVNSLHVRQTAAGRYLVASGSDDGSIHICLIAVDTALTEPSPSLPWHIVPLGASAGARILLLEAFSRPCAHAAHVTGLRVLRPDLLVSASVDQRLTLWHLRKDSLVFLGSRFCHVADVAELDCWGSEERGYGCVLCGQGLEIVWCMARASPQQLPSSRALE, encoded by the exons ATGGAGCCGCGCCTGCTGCGGGCGCCTGTCACGGCCCTGCGGTTCGTGGGGGGAGCCCGGCTCgtggcag GTGAAGGACCCAACGTGGTTGTGTACAGCCTGGATGCTGGCGGCGGAGCTGCGGGGAGCCATTGGCAGAGGGTGCTTCGGAACCATCGTATCCACGGGATCAAGGAGCGGAGGAGTCCCTCCTCAGAAGCTGAGCAGAGGACTCTGGCTGTCTTTGGGGGCAAAGGTCTCATTGTCCTGGAGCTGTGTGCACGAGGGAAGGAAGTGAGTCTAACTGAACTCTGCCAGCTCTGTGAGCTGCACGACTGGATATGGGATCTGCAGTGGTTGGCAGGCAGCACAGGGACCCTCACTCACGTTGGGTTAGCCCTTGGCCATAACTCTGTGGCACTCTATGACTATGCCAGTCACAGGACCCTGCGGGAGGTGCACTGCGAGGAGAAGTGCATCCTCTACTCTGCTTATCTGGTTGGAGACAGCTGGAATGAGCTGGTGGTAGTGGCTGGCACAGTCTTTAACCAGCTTGTGGTCTGGCGCGTGGCTGACGGGAGCAATGAAGAAGCAAGGATAAAACCCCAGAGGAGGGTCAGTGGACACGACGGAGTCATCTTTAGCATCTGCTACTTGAAGAGCAAAGGCATATTGGCCTCAGCCTCGGATGACCGGAGCATTAGGGTGTGGGATGTTGGGGACCTGCAAGCACCTCGTGATCCAGTGCGCTGTCTCCTGGTGTGTTATGGCCACCAGTCAAGGGTGTGGTCTGTCAGGCTGCTGAGTGACTATCTCATCAGCATCGGGGAGGACGCTGCCTGCATTGTGTGGAACTACAATGGAGAGGTTGTTCAGAGCTTCAGAGGGCACAAAGGGCGCAGTATCAGGGCAGTAGCTGTCCATGAGGCACGAGGCTGGGTGGCCACAGGTGGGGCTGACACTGGGGTTAGACTCTGGCACATTAGAGGACCTGAACCCAATGGGAATGGCCTTGTGCAACTAAACTTCAGCCCGCCCCATAGGAATGGATCCCCCAAGGCCGTAAAGCTGGTAGACGCAAGCCAGCTCCTCGTGATGACTGATGCGGGGGCCATCTACAGCTACAACTTGGCCTCTAAACGCTGGGCTTTGGTCATGGAGGATGCAAACTATCAGTCCTACTGTCTCCTGGAAGTTGTGCAACTAGCCAATGGCATCGTGCTATGTGCCATGGGCAATCTGACGGGGCATGTCAAAGTCTTTCCCCTCTGCTGCCCCACAGAAAGTGAGGAGAAGAGGCTGTATGAGGGGAAGGTCCACAGCCTGAGCTGGGCCGCATGCCCACGTGGGGATCCCAGCCAACATGTGCTCTTTGCCTCTGGCCTAGGGGGTGTTCTGCTCtggctggaggtctcatgctgctcctCCGGACGAGTGGCTTCCGTGGTGGAGAAATGTTGCTATCTCTTGCCAGTCTGCAGGCACAGGTGGCATACAAGTGTGGCCTTCTTGCCCGAGGAGGGGCTTTTGGTCTGTGGTGACCGCAGGGGCTcgctgctgctgtttccctgcagcactgctctgggaTCTGCCTTTAGCATCTGTTCTGTGCCAGGACAAGGGGATGCTGCTGATGACCCTGTGGGTCATGGTTTGGTCTGTAAAGACTCCGGTGACAAGCCAGGTTTGGTTTCTTCCCAGGGGGAAGGAAACCGCCCCGTTCAAGGTCCCATTTCCCTGCTCTTTGGGCTTCATGGGAAGCTGGGTGTGACCTCAGTGACCTGCCATGATGGCTTTGTTTATAGCACGGGCAGGGACGGCTGCTACCGCCAGCTGCGAGTGCAGGACCggcagctgcaggtgctcaggaaGCTGAAGCCATGCAAAGGGCTGGAGTGGATCGAACAGCTGCACTTCACCCCTGGTGGGAACCTGCTGGTGCTGGGCTTCCATGCAAGCCACTTTGTGCTGTGGAGCTCCCGGACCAACGAGAAGCTGCACTGTGTGCCATGTGGCGGGGGTCACCGCTCGTGGAGTTACGGCCGCTGGCTTGCTTCCGAGGTCTTTGCTTACATCAAGTCTGGGGACGTCTTCGTCTACCAGAGCCGGGGCGGGCCCAGCAGGCAGCACCTGCTGAGGGAGCCTCTGCATGGGCGGGAGTTGACATGCGTGCGGCATGTGGGCACAATAAGGACCCGCGGGTGCTGCCCGGTGGATATCCTTGTGACCAGCAGTGAGGACATGACTGCCAATGTGATTGCCATCAGCGAATCATCCTATTCATTGGCTCCACTCGCAGCCATCAGCGACCACATCTCGAGCGTGAGAGCTCTGGCCGTGGCCAGTGGCAGTTGGCAGGAGGAGACAGCCACCTGGTctgctctcctgttctctgcagggggcagggctgagatAGAGTGCTACAGGCTCCTGCTCAGCTGTGACCACGATGCCAGGAGTGGCGTGGCCTGCCAGGTCGTCCACGTGGCCTCCCACCAGCTGGACGAGCACTGGGATCGCATGAGGAACAAGCACCGAGTCATCAAGATGGACCCGGAAACCAG GATCTTCCTGATGCTGGAGCCTGCTCAGAAGCTGCTGCTTGTGGCCGAGTCTTTTCACCACCAGCGCTGCGTCCTGAAAGTGGAGACGTTTACGCACAGGGTAGCGGGAGACAGGAG GAGACACTTCATGTGCAGCGCTGCCACTGATGGGAGTATTGCATTCTGGGACATAACTGCCACCATTGAGCATGCTGCAGCCGCCCTGGAGTTGGCGAGTGGAGAGCTGCGGCCCCTCG CTCTGGGGGCCCCGTCCCTGGCTGTCCAGGCTCACAGCTGTGGCGTGAACAGCCTCCATGTTCGGCAGACAGCGGCAGGACGATACCTTGTGGCCAGTGGCAGTGATGATGGCTCCATCCACATCTGTCTCATTGCTGTGGATACAGCCCTGACTGAGCCGTCCCCCTCCCTTCCTTGGCACATAGTGCCCCTTGGAGCCAGTGCCGGGGCTCGCATTCTCCTGCTGGAGGCGTTCTCAAGGCCATGTGCCCATGCGGCCCATGTGACAGGACTCAGGGTCTTGCGGCCAGACCTGCTGGTCTCCGCCTCCGTGGACCAGCGCCTGACGCTTTGGCATCTACGCAAGGACAGCCTCGTCTTCCTAGGCAGCAGGTTCTGCCACGTGGCAGATGTGGCTGAGTTGGATTGCTGGGGAAGCGAGGAGCGGGGCTATGGCTGTGTGCTCTGCGGGCAGGGCCTAGAGATTGTCTGGTGCATGGCCCGAGCGAGTCCCCAGCAGCTCCCTTCCTCCAGGGCTTTGGAATAA
- the WDR6 gene encoding tRNA (34-2'-O)-methyltransferase regulator WDR6 isoform X1, protein MEPRLLRAPVTALRFVGGARLVAGEGPNVVVYSLDAGGGAAGSHWQRVLRNHRIHGIKERRSPSSEAEQRTLAVFGGKGLIVLELCARGKEVSLTELCQLCELHDWIWDLQWLAGSTGTLTHVGLALGHNSVALYDYASHRTLREVHCEEKCILYSAYLVGDSWNELVVVAGTVFNQLVVWRVADGSNEEARIKPQRRVSGHDGVIFSICYLKSKGILASASDDRSIRVWDVGDLQAPRDPVRCLLVCYGHQSRVWSVRLLSDYLISIGEDAACIVWNYNGEVVQSFRGHKGRSIRAVAVHEARGWVATGGADTGVRLWHIRGPEPNGNGLVQLNFSPPHRNGSPKAVKLVDASQLLVMTDAGAIYSYNLASKRWALVMEDANYQSYCLLEVVQLANGIVLCAMGNLTGHVKVFPLCCPTESEEKRLYEGKVHSLSWAACPRGDPSQHVLFASGLGGVLLWLEVSCCSSGRVASVVEKCCYLLPVCRHRWHTSVAFLPEEGLLVCGDRRGSLLLFPCSTALGSAFSICSVPGQGDAADDPVGHGLVCKDSGDKPGLVSSQGEGNRPVQGPISLLFGLHGKLGVTSVTCHDGFVYSTGRDGCYRQLRVQDRQLQVLRKLKPCKGLEWIEQLHFTPGGNLLVLGFHASHFVLWSSRTNEKLHCVPCGGGHRSWSYGRWLASEVFAYIKSGDVFVYQSRGGPSRQHLLREPLHGRELTCVRHVGTIRTRGCCPVDILVTSSEDMTANVIAISESSYSLAPLAAISDHISSVRALAVASGSWQEETATWSALLFSAGGRAEIECYRLLLSCDHDARSGVACQVVHVASHQLDEHWDRMRNKHRVIKMDPETRYMSIAVVAGTDESCLFLAAACSDGSVRIFLMLEPAQKLLLVAESFHHQRCVLKVETFTHRVAGDRRRHFMCSAATDGSIAFWDITATIEHAAAALELASGELRPLALGAPSLAVQAHSCGVNSLHVRQTAAGRYLVASGSDDGSIHICLIAVDTALTEPSPSLPWHIVPLGASAGARILLLEAFSRPCAHAAHVTGLRVLRPDLLVSASVDQRLTLWHLRKDSLVFLGSRFCHVADVAELDCWGSEERGYGCVLCGQGLEIVWCMARASPQQLPSSRALE, encoded by the exons ATGGAGCCGCGCCTGCTGCGGGCGCCTGTCACGGCCCTGCGGTTCGTGGGGGGAGCCCGGCTCgtggcag GTGAAGGACCCAACGTGGTTGTGTACAGCCTGGATGCTGGCGGCGGAGCTGCGGGGAGCCATTGGCAGAGGGTGCTTCGGAACCATCGTATCCACGGGATCAAGGAGCGGAGGAGTCCCTCCTCAGAAGCTGAGCAGAGGACTCTGGCTGTCTTTGGGGGCAAAGGTCTCATTGTCCTGGAGCTGTGTGCACGAGGGAAGGAAGTGAGTCTAACTGAACTCTGCCAGCTCTGTGAGCTGCACGACTGGATATGGGATCTGCAGTGGTTGGCAGGCAGCACAGGGACCCTCACTCACGTTGGGTTAGCCCTTGGCCATAACTCTGTGGCACTCTATGACTATGCCAGTCACAGGACCCTGCGGGAGGTGCACTGCGAGGAGAAGTGCATCCTCTACTCTGCTTATCTGGTTGGAGACAGCTGGAATGAGCTGGTGGTAGTGGCTGGCACAGTCTTTAACCAGCTTGTGGTCTGGCGCGTGGCTGACGGGAGCAATGAAGAAGCAAGGATAAAACCCCAGAGGAGGGTCAGTGGACACGACGGAGTCATCTTTAGCATCTGCTACTTGAAGAGCAAAGGCATATTGGCCTCAGCCTCGGATGACCGGAGCATTAGGGTGTGGGATGTTGGGGACCTGCAAGCACCTCGTGATCCAGTGCGCTGTCTCCTGGTGTGTTATGGCCACCAGTCAAGGGTGTGGTCTGTCAGGCTGCTGAGTGACTATCTCATCAGCATCGGGGAGGACGCTGCCTGCATTGTGTGGAACTACAATGGAGAGGTTGTTCAGAGCTTCAGAGGGCACAAAGGGCGCAGTATCAGGGCAGTAGCTGTCCATGAGGCACGAGGCTGGGTGGCCACAGGTGGGGCTGACACTGGGGTTAGACTCTGGCACATTAGAGGACCTGAACCCAATGGGAATGGCCTTGTGCAACTAAACTTCAGCCCGCCCCATAGGAATGGATCCCCCAAGGCCGTAAAGCTGGTAGACGCAAGCCAGCTCCTCGTGATGACTGATGCGGGGGCCATCTACAGCTACAACTTGGCCTCTAAACGCTGGGCTTTGGTCATGGAGGATGCAAACTATCAGTCCTACTGTCTCCTGGAAGTTGTGCAACTAGCCAATGGCATCGTGCTATGTGCCATGGGCAATCTGACGGGGCATGTCAAAGTCTTTCCCCTCTGCTGCCCCACAGAAAGTGAGGAGAAGAGGCTGTATGAGGGGAAGGTCCACAGCCTGAGCTGGGCCGCATGCCCACGTGGGGATCCCAGCCAACATGTGCTCTTTGCCTCTGGCCTAGGGGGTGTTCTGCTCtggctggaggtctcatgctgctcctCCGGACGAGTGGCTTCCGTGGTGGAGAAATGTTGCTATCTCTTGCCAGTCTGCAGGCACAGGTGGCATACAAGTGTGGCCTTCTTGCCCGAGGAGGGGCTTTTGGTCTGTGGTGACCGCAGGGGCTcgctgctgctgtttccctgcagcactgctctgggaTCTGCCTTTAGCATCTGTTCTGTGCCAGGACAAGGGGATGCTGCTGATGACCCTGTGGGTCATGGTTTGGTCTGTAAAGACTCCGGTGACAAGCCAGGTTTGGTTTCTTCCCAGGGGGAAGGAAACCGCCCCGTTCAAGGTCCCATTTCCCTGCTCTTTGGGCTTCATGGGAAGCTGGGTGTGACCTCAGTGACCTGCCATGATGGCTTTGTTTATAGCACGGGCAGGGACGGCTGCTACCGCCAGCTGCGAGTGCAGGACCggcagctgcaggtgctcaggaaGCTGAAGCCATGCAAAGGGCTGGAGTGGATCGAACAGCTGCACTTCACCCCTGGTGGGAACCTGCTGGTGCTGGGCTTCCATGCAAGCCACTTTGTGCTGTGGAGCTCCCGGACCAACGAGAAGCTGCACTGTGTGCCATGTGGCGGGGGTCACCGCTCGTGGAGTTACGGCCGCTGGCTTGCTTCCGAGGTCTTTGCTTACATCAAGTCTGGGGACGTCTTCGTCTACCAGAGCCGGGGCGGGCCCAGCAGGCAGCACCTGCTGAGGGAGCCTCTGCATGGGCGGGAGTTGACATGCGTGCGGCATGTGGGCACAATAAGGACCCGCGGGTGCTGCCCGGTGGATATCCTTGTGACCAGCAGTGAGGACATGACTGCCAATGTGATTGCCATCAGCGAATCATCCTATTCATTGGCTCCACTCGCAGCCATCAGCGACCACATCTCGAGCGTGAGAGCTCTGGCCGTGGCCAGTGGCAGTTGGCAGGAGGAGACAGCCACCTGGTctgctctcctgttctctgcagggggcagggctgagatAGAGTGCTACAGGCTCCTGCTCAGCTGTGACCACGATGCCAGGAGTGGCGTGGCCTGCCAGGTCGTCCACGTGGCCTCCCACCAGCTGGACGAGCACTGGGATCGCATGAGGAACAAGCACCGAGTCATCAAGATGGACCCGGAAACCAG GTACATGTCCATTGCAGTTGTGGCTGGTACTGATGAGTCCTGCCTATTCTTGGCTGCCGCTTGCAGTGATGGATCTGTCCG GATCTTCCTGATGCTGGAGCCTGCTCAGAAGCTGCTGCTTGTGGCCGAGTCTTTTCACCACCAGCGCTGCGTCCTGAAAGTGGAGACGTTTACGCACAGGGTAGCGGGAGACAGGAG GAGACACTTCATGTGCAGCGCTGCCACTGATGGGAGTATTGCATTCTGGGACATAACTGCCACCATTGAGCATGCTGCAGCCGCCCTGGAGTTGGCGAGTGGAGAGCTGCGGCCCCTCG CTCTGGGGGCCCCGTCCCTGGCTGTCCAGGCTCACAGCTGTGGCGTGAACAGCCTCCATGTTCGGCAGACAGCGGCAGGACGATACCTTGTGGCCAGTGGCAGTGATGATGGCTCCATCCACATCTGTCTCATTGCTGTGGATACAGCCCTGACTGAGCCGTCCCCCTCCCTTCCTTGGCACATAGTGCCCCTTGGAGCCAGTGCCGGGGCTCGCATTCTCCTGCTGGAGGCGTTCTCAAGGCCATGTGCCCATGCGGCCCATGTGACAGGACTCAGGGTCTTGCGGCCAGACCTGCTGGTCTCCGCCTCCGTGGACCAGCGCCTGACGCTTTGGCATCTACGCAAGGACAGCCTCGTCTTCCTAGGCAGCAGGTTCTGCCACGTGGCAGATGTGGCTGAGTTGGATTGCTGGGGAAGCGAGGAGCGGGGCTATGGCTGTGTGCTCTGCGGGCAGGGCCTAGAGATTGTCTGGTGCATGGCCCGAGCGAGTCCCCAGCAGCTCCCTTCCTCCAGGGCTTTGGAATAA
- the WDR6 gene encoding tRNA (34-2'-O)-methyltransferase regulator WDR6 isoform X3: MEPRLLRAPVTALRFVGGARLVAGEGPNVVVYSLDAGGGAAGSHWQRVLRNHRIHGIKERRSPSSEAEQRTLAVFGGKGLIVLELCARGKEVSLTELCQLCELHDWIWDLQWLAGSTGTLTHVGLALGHNSVALYDYASHRTLREVHCEEKCILYSAYLVGDSWNELVVVAGTVFNQLVVWRVADGSNEEARIKPQRRVSGHDGVIFSICYLKSKGILASASDDRSIRVWDVGDLQAPRDPVRCLLVCYGHQSRVWSVRLLSDYLISIGEDAACIVWNYNGEVVQSFRGHKGRSIRAVAVHEARGWVATGGADTGVRLWHIRGPEPNGNGLVQLNFSPPHRNGSPKAVKLVDASQLLVMTDAGAIYSYNLASKRWALVMEDANYQSYCLLEVVQLANGIVLCAMGNLTGHVKVFPLCCPTESEEKRLYEGKVHSLSWAACPRGDPSQHVLFASGLGGVLLWLEVSCCSSGRVASVVEKCCYLLPVCRHRWHTSVAFLPEEGLLVCGDRRGSLLLFPCSTALGSAFSICSVPGQGDAADDPVGHGLVCKDSGDKPGLVSSQGEGNRPVQGPISLLFGLHGKLGVTSVTCHDGFVYSTGRDGCYRQLRVQDRQLQVLRKLKPCKGLEWIEQLHFTPGGNLLVLGFHASHFVLWSSRTNEKLHCVPCGGGHRSWSYGRWLASEVFAYIKSGDVFVYQSRGGPSRQHLLREPLHGRELTCVRHVGTIRTRGCCPVDILVTSSEDMTANVIAISESSYSLAPLAAISDHISSVRALAVASGSWQEETATWSALLFSAGGRAEIECYRLLLSCDHDARSGVACQVVHVASHQLDEHWDRMRNKHRVIKMDPETRYMSIAVVAGTDESCLFLAAACSDGSVRIFLMLEPAQKLLLVAESFHHQRCVLKVETFTHRVAGDRSSGGPVPGCPGSQLWREQPPCSADSGRTIPCGQWQ; this comes from the exons ATGGAGCCGCGCCTGCTGCGGGCGCCTGTCACGGCCCTGCGGTTCGTGGGGGGAGCCCGGCTCgtggcag GTGAAGGACCCAACGTGGTTGTGTACAGCCTGGATGCTGGCGGCGGAGCTGCGGGGAGCCATTGGCAGAGGGTGCTTCGGAACCATCGTATCCACGGGATCAAGGAGCGGAGGAGTCCCTCCTCAGAAGCTGAGCAGAGGACTCTGGCTGTCTTTGGGGGCAAAGGTCTCATTGTCCTGGAGCTGTGTGCACGAGGGAAGGAAGTGAGTCTAACTGAACTCTGCCAGCTCTGTGAGCTGCACGACTGGATATGGGATCTGCAGTGGTTGGCAGGCAGCACAGGGACCCTCACTCACGTTGGGTTAGCCCTTGGCCATAACTCTGTGGCACTCTATGACTATGCCAGTCACAGGACCCTGCGGGAGGTGCACTGCGAGGAGAAGTGCATCCTCTACTCTGCTTATCTGGTTGGAGACAGCTGGAATGAGCTGGTGGTAGTGGCTGGCACAGTCTTTAACCAGCTTGTGGTCTGGCGCGTGGCTGACGGGAGCAATGAAGAAGCAAGGATAAAACCCCAGAGGAGGGTCAGTGGACACGACGGAGTCATCTTTAGCATCTGCTACTTGAAGAGCAAAGGCATATTGGCCTCAGCCTCGGATGACCGGAGCATTAGGGTGTGGGATGTTGGGGACCTGCAAGCACCTCGTGATCCAGTGCGCTGTCTCCTGGTGTGTTATGGCCACCAGTCAAGGGTGTGGTCTGTCAGGCTGCTGAGTGACTATCTCATCAGCATCGGGGAGGACGCTGCCTGCATTGTGTGGAACTACAATGGAGAGGTTGTTCAGAGCTTCAGAGGGCACAAAGGGCGCAGTATCAGGGCAGTAGCTGTCCATGAGGCACGAGGCTGGGTGGCCACAGGTGGGGCTGACACTGGGGTTAGACTCTGGCACATTAGAGGACCTGAACCCAATGGGAATGGCCTTGTGCAACTAAACTTCAGCCCGCCCCATAGGAATGGATCCCCCAAGGCCGTAAAGCTGGTAGACGCAAGCCAGCTCCTCGTGATGACTGATGCGGGGGCCATCTACAGCTACAACTTGGCCTCTAAACGCTGGGCTTTGGTCATGGAGGATGCAAACTATCAGTCCTACTGTCTCCTGGAAGTTGTGCAACTAGCCAATGGCATCGTGCTATGTGCCATGGGCAATCTGACGGGGCATGTCAAAGTCTTTCCCCTCTGCTGCCCCACAGAAAGTGAGGAGAAGAGGCTGTATGAGGGGAAGGTCCACAGCCTGAGCTGGGCCGCATGCCCACGTGGGGATCCCAGCCAACATGTGCTCTTTGCCTCTGGCCTAGGGGGTGTTCTGCTCtggctggaggtctcatgctgctcctCCGGACGAGTGGCTTCCGTGGTGGAGAAATGTTGCTATCTCTTGCCAGTCTGCAGGCACAGGTGGCATACAAGTGTGGCCTTCTTGCCCGAGGAGGGGCTTTTGGTCTGTGGTGACCGCAGGGGCTcgctgctgctgtttccctgcagcactgctctgggaTCTGCCTTTAGCATCTGTTCTGTGCCAGGACAAGGGGATGCTGCTGATGACCCTGTGGGTCATGGTTTGGTCTGTAAAGACTCCGGTGACAAGCCAGGTTTGGTTTCTTCCCAGGGGGAAGGAAACCGCCCCGTTCAAGGTCCCATTTCCCTGCTCTTTGGGCTTCATGGGAAGCTGGGTGTGACCTCAGTGACCTGCCATGATGGCTTTGTTTATAGCACGGGCAGGGACGGCTGCTACCGCCAGCTGCGAGTGCAGGACCggcagctgcaggtgctcaggaaGCTGAAGCCATGCAAAGGGCTGGAGTGGATCGAACAGCTGCACTTCACCCCTGGTGGGAACCTGCTGGTGCTGGGCTTCCATGCAAGCCACTTTGTGCTGTGGAGCTCCCGGACCAACGAGAAGCTGCACTGTGTGCCATGTGGCGGGGGTCACCGCTCGTGGAGTTACGGCCGCTGGCTTGCTTCCGAGGTCTTTGCTTACATCAAGTCTGGGGACGTCTTCGTCTACCAGAGCCGGGGCGGGCCCAGCAGGCAGCACCTGCTGAGGGAGCCTCTGCATGGGCGGGAGTTGACATGCGTGCGGCATGTGGGCACAATAAGGACCCGCGGGTGCTGCCCGGTGGATATCCTTGTGACCAGCAGTGAGGACATGACTGCCAATGTGATTGCCATCAGCGAATCATCCTATTCATTGGCTCCACTCGCAGCCATCAGCGACCACATCTCGAGCGTGAGAGCTCTGGCCGTGGCCAGTGGCAGTTGGCAGGAGGAGACAGCCACCTGGTctgctctcctgttctctgcagggggcagggctgagatAGAGTGCTACAGGCTCCTGCTCAGCTGTGACCACGATGCCAGGAGTGGCGTGGCCTGCCAGGTCGTCCACGTGGCCTCCCACCAGCTGGACGAGCACTGGGATCGCATGAGGAACAAGCACCGAGTCATCAAGATGGACCCGGAAACCAG GTACATGTCCATTGCAGTTGTGGCTGGTACTGATGAGTCCTGCCTATTCTTGGCTGCCGCTTGCAGTGATGGATCTGTCCG GATCTTCCTGATGCTGGAGCCTGCTCAGAAGCTGCTGCTTGTGGCCGAGTCTTTTCACCACCAGCGCTGCGTCCTGAAAGTGGAGACGTTTACGCACAGGGTAGCGGGAGACAGGAG CTCTGGGGGCCCCGTCCCTGGCTGTCCAGGCTCACAGCTGTGGCGTGAACAGCCTCCATGTTCGGCAGACAGCGGCAGGACGATACCTTGTGGCCAGTGGCAGTGA